Genomic segment of Xanthobacter dioxanivorans:
AGCTCGATGGGATCGAGATCGTCCCGGAGCCGGTCGTCCTCCAGCCGATCCCAGTCGAGCACCAGCAGATCCGCCGGCGCGCCGGGCGAAACGGTGCCGCCCTCCCCGCTCCCGGTGACGGACCGGCGGCCGTTGACCAGCGCCATCTCCAGGATGTCCGCGCGGGTCACCGAGGCCTTGAAGCCGGTGCCCAGGTGCAGGAGATGGGCGAGGCGCAGCTCGCGCAGGGCGTCGTCATCCTCATCCAGCGCCTTGCCGTCCACGCCCAGCGCCACCCGGCAGCCCTTGGCCTTCATCTGCGCCACCGGTCCCATGCCCGAGCGCAGATGCAGGTTGGACGAGGCGTTGCTGACGATGGTCACGCCGCGTTCCGCCAGCAGCGCCAGTTCGTCCGGGCGCGCCCACACGCAATGCGCCAAGGTGAGGCGGTCGGAGAGCAGGCCGATGGCATCGAGATGCTTCACGACGCCTTCGGGATAGGTGGCATCGGCCCACGCCCGCTGGTAGCGGGTTTCCAGAAGGTGCATATGCACGCGCCGGCCGGTGCGGGCGGACGCCTCGGCCACCGCCTCCAGCAGCGCATCGCTGCACCATTGCGGCGCGTTGGGGCCGTACTGCACGTCGAAGCCGGGGCCGCCCGCCGCCTCGGCCACCGCGTCGGCGAGCTCGATGAAGGCCTTCGGCTCCAGCGGCGTGCGCAGGAACTGGCGGGCAAGCGCGTCGCGGGCCGGCTCCGGGATCTCCGCCAGCAGCGGCTCGCTCGGCCCGTAGACCAGCGGGTTCCGGTCCTTCATGGAGACGGCGAAGCCGACGCGCACGCCCACGTCGCGGGCGGCGCGCGCCACCTCCCGCGCCTCGCCGGGCAGGTCGGTGAAGCCCTGGGCGCGGGTGTAGTGCATCATCACCACCCCGGCCCCGCCCAAAGCGCTGCGGCCGAGGGCGACGGCGGCCCCGAGATAGGGATCCACCGAGGGGAACAGCGCGAGATAATGCAGCCACGCCTCCAGCGGCTGGCCGGCGGCGCCGATGGAGCTGGAGCGCACCGAGCGGCCGTGGTCGTGGGCGTTGACCAGCGCCGGCATCACCAGCAGCCGGTCGCCCTCGCTCGGCGCCGCATCGGGGGTGACGGCGGCGATGCGCCCGTCGGCGATGGTGATCCGCGAGGCCCCCGCCGCCGCGCCGCGGGGATCGGCGAGGAGATGGGCGCAGGCGAGAACGCGGGTATCGCTCATTTGCCCACCTGCGGCGGCATGCGGTCGGCCTTGGGCGGCAGGAAGGCGCGGTCGAACACCTCGGCCGGCGCCGGCTTGCGCGGCAGCTCGAAGGCGTCGGCGATCAAAGTGATGGCGGCGGCGAGCCGCGCGTCGCTGATGTCGCCGAGCCCCAGTTCGCGCGCCTCCGGCGTGTCGATGAGCGAGGAATAGACATAGATCAGCCGGCGCTTCTCGATGTCCTTGTTGATCAGCGGCTCCCGCGCGGCGAGCAGGGCGATGGCGGCGTCGGGATCGGCCACCGCCTCCTTGATGGCGCGGTTGATGGCCTTGAGCAGGCCCTTCACGGCGTCCGGCTTCTCCTTGGCGAGCTTGGGGGAAACCATGATGCCGTTGGAATAGAGGTCGACCCCCGCGTCGGAATAGAAGATCCAGCGGAAGTCCTTGTCCGGATCGAGCTTGAGCGCCACGAGGTTCATGTAGCTGGTGGCGGTGAAGATGGCGATGGTGTCCACCTGCCCCTGCAGCAGCATCTGCTCCTGCAGGTTCGGCGCCACGTTGGTGATGGCGATCTTCGCATAATCGACGCCGTTGGCCTTCGCCAGCAGCGGCAGAAGCTTGAACGAGGCGCCGCCGGGCGGCGTGCCGAGCCTTGTGCCGGCAAGGTCCTTCACGGCGGTGATCTTGCTGTCCGCCTTGGTGAGCAGAGCGAACGGCGCCTTGTTGTAGAGCATGTAGACCATGACCGGCGTCTCGGCCGGCCGGGTCGCCGCGTTCTGGATGATGGCGTTCATGTCGCCGAAGCCGGCGTCGTACACCCCCGACATGATGCGCGTGACCGTGGTGGCGGAGCCTTCGCCCTGGTCGATGGTGACGTCCAGGTTCTCGGCGGCGAAATAGCCTTTCTCCTTGGCCCAGAAGTACCAGGCGTGGATGCCCTGGAGCTTCCAGTCGAGGGTGAAGCGGATCTTCGTGGGCTCCGCCTTCGCCGGCTGCTGGGCCAGCGCCGCGCCGCCCGCCAGGAGCAGGGCCAAGGCGCTTACAACCAATCGTTTCATGGTCCTACTCCGGAGGTTCTGGTTTTTGATCAGGTGTGGCGGGCGGAGCCGGGCTCAGCCCAGGGCCAGCTCGTCCTTGCGCTTGGCCCAGCCGGTCACCCGCCCCTCGATGACCGAGAAGATGGCGTACAGGCTCACCCCCATCACCGCGAGGATGAGCAGGCCGGCGAACACCAAAGGCACGTCGAAGGAGGAGGAGGCGATCATCATGAGGTTGCCGATGCCCCGGTTGGAGGCCACCGTCTCGGCGATCACCACGCCGACGAAGGCCAGCGTCACCGACACCTTCAGCGAGGCGAAGAAGTAAGGCATGGTGCGCGGCAGGCCGACATTCATGAGGATGTCGAGCTTGCTCGCCCGCCAGGCGCGCATCACGTCCTCCAGCTCCGGCTCGGTGGTGGCAAGGCCTGCCGCCACGTTCACCACGATGGGGAACATGCTCATGATCATGGCGGTGAGGATGGCCGGAACGGTGCCCGCGCCGAACCACAGGACGAAGATGGGCACCAGCGCCACCTTCGGGATGGACGAGAAGCCGATGAGCAGCGGGTAGCCCGCATCATAGGCCAGGCGCGAGGAGCCGATGAGCGCGCCGAGGAACACCCCGGCGAGGATGCCGAGCCCGAAGCCGGCCAGCGTGGTGGAGAGCGTCTGGATCGCATGCGGCCAGATGGCCGGGGCGTAGGTGATGAGGGCGCCCACCACCTGGGTCGGGCGCGGCAGCACGATCTCCTTCACATGGAAGAGAATGCACGCCACCTCCCACACCACGAAGAAGCCGACGATGACGGAGACCGAGGCGATGCGGCGGCGCATGCGCGGGCTGAAGCGGCTCTCGGGTTCGTCCTGCGCGCTCATGAGGCCAGCTCCGTGCCGCCGCGCGCGGAGACGATGAGCTCGCGCAGGCGCTGGGTGAGAGAGACGAAATCGGGGGTGTAGGTCATGTCGATGGTGCGCGGGCGGGCGAAGTCCACCGGGCAATCCTCGATGATCTCGCCGGGACGCGCCCGCATCACGCAGACCCGGTTGGCCAGGTATCCCGCCTCCTTCAGGTCGTGCGTGACGAGCAGCACCGTGGGCTTGCGGGTGAGCCAGAGGTCCTGGAGGATCGCCCACAGCTCCTCGCGGGTGAACTGGTCCAGCGCGCCGAACGGCTCGTCCAGCATCAGCAATTGGGGATCGTGCACCAGGGCGCGGCACAGGGAGGCGCGCTGGAGCATGCCGCCGGAGAGCTGCCAGGGAAAGCGGTCGGCGAAGCCCTTCAGCCCCACCTGCTCCAAAAGCGCGTCGGCGCGGTCGCGGAACTCGGTCTTGCGCTTGGCGCGGTATTCGGCCCGGAACGGCGGGACGATCTTCAGCGGCAGCATCACGTTGTCGCGGATGGTGAGCCACGGCAGGAGGGTGGGGTTCTGGAACGCCATGCCCACCCGCACCGGCTCGGCGCCCACCTCGCGCCCGGCCACGTAGACATAGCCGGTGGAGGCGCGGATGAGGCCCGTCACCAGCTTCAGGATGGTGGACTTGCCGCAGCCGGACGGACCAACCAGGGCGACGAAATCCCCCGATCCGACCCGCAGCGCGGTGGTGGCGAGGGCATCGACGCGGGAAGCGCCGCGCCCGTAGCTGAGGGTGACGTCGTGCAGCTCGACGAAGGCTTCGGCGCGCGTGGTCATGCCGCCACCCCCGGAGGCGAGGCCGCGACCGCGGCGGCGATGGTTTCGTCCAGGTGCCTCGGCTGCGGCACCGGCATCTGCTGGAGGGCGTGCACCGAGCGGCCGAAGCCCTTCGTGTCGGCCATCAGCGCGCGGTCCTTCACCACGAAGCGGCCGCGCACCATGGTGTGCACCGGCAGGCCCTTCACCGCCCGCCCGTCCCAGGGCGAGACCTTGGAGCGCGAGTGCAGCTCGCCGTCGCGGAGGGTCCAGGCGCGCTCCAGGTCGACGAAGGCGAGGTCCGCGTCCGCCCCCACCTGGATCACGCCCTTGCGGGGATAAAGGCCCCAGACCTTGGCCGGGTTCACCGCGCTCCAGCGCACGTAATCGGTGAGGCAATAGCGCCCGTTCGCCACCTCGGTGAGCATCAGCGGCATCTGGGTCTCCACGCCCGGGAAGCCGCAATCCACGCTCCAGATGTCGGCGCGGGTCTTTTCTTCCGGCGTGTGGGGGGCGTGGTCGGTGGCGATCATGTCGATGGTGCCGTCGGCGAGCGCCGCCCAGAGCGGCCCCTGGTTCGCCGCCTCGCGCACCGGCGGGTTGACGCGGATGATGCCGCCCCAGCGCGCATAATCCTCCGCCCCCAGCATCAAATAATGCGGGCAGGTCTCGCCGGTGATGTCCACGCCGCGGGCCTTGGCGTCGCGCAGGGGGCCAAGCTCGGCGGCGGAGGAGATGTGCAGGATGTGGATGCGCGCGCCGGTCCATTCGGCGAGGATGGCGGCGCGGGCCACCGCCTCCACCGCCACCACGGCCGGGCGGGAGGCGAGATGGGCGAGGGCGTCGGTGCGCCCGGCGGCGGTGAGCTGGGCCTGCCGCCGCTCCATGATGGAATTGGTCTCGGCATGCAGGGACACCCGCTTGCCGGTGGGCGCCACCACCTCGAACGCCTCCAGCATGGCCCCGGTGGAGGGCGAGGGAATGCGGCCGAAGGTGTTGCCCATGTAGAGCTTGAAGCCGATGATTCCGGCCTCGATCAGCTCCGGCACCTTGCCGATGCTGTCCTCGCCCAGCACCGCATAAAGGCCGTAGTCCACATGGGCCTTGGCGGATGCGATGGCGTGCTTGGCGGACAGGGAGGCGGCATCCGCCACGGTGGGGAGGGTGTTCGGCATGTCGAACACGGTGGTGACGCCGCCGAAGGCGGCCGAGGCCGTGCCGCTCTCGAAGTCTTCCTTGTGGGTGTAGCCGGGATCGCGGAAATGCACGTGCACGTCGATGGCGCCGGGCAGGATGTGCAGGCCTTGCGCATCGAAGGTCTCGCGCGCCGGCGGCATGGCCTCGGCGGTGCCCACCGCGATGATCCGCCCGTCGCGCACCGCGATGGAGGCGGGAAAGATGGTGTCGGCGGTGACGATGCGGCCGCCATGGATGACGAGGTCGGCGACGGGCACCTGGTCGGCGTGTGTCATCTCATCCTCCTCAGAGCATGGCCCAGCCGCCGTCGACGGGCATGTCGACGCCGGTGAGCTGGCGGGAGACGTCGCTGGCGAGGAACAGGCAGGCATTGGCCACGTCCTCGTCGGTGGTCACGCGCCGCAGGGCATAGTCGGCGGCGTGGCGCTGCATGGCTTCCTCCACCGTGATGCCGAGCTTCTGCGCCATGTCGGCGCACACCTTCTCGCGGAAGCGCGGGCCGTCCACCATGCCGGGGGCGACGCAGTTCACGTTGATGTTGTGCTGGCCCACCTCCAGCGCGAAGCTCTTGGTGATGCCGCGCAGGCCCCATTTGGAGGCCGAGTAGGCCATGCGCCCGGCCCGCCCGCGCATGCCGAAGGTGCCGCCCACGTTCACCACCTTGCCGTAGCGCTTCTCCATCATCACCGGCAGGCAGGCGCGCATGGTGTGGAAGCAGCCGTTCATGTTGAGGGTGACGATGTCGTCGAACTCCTCCGGCGTGGTCTCGACCCCGGTCTTGCCGATGGGGCCGGAGCCGCCGGCGATGTTGACCAGGATGTCGATGGTGCCGAACGCCGCGACGGTGGCTTCGGCGGCCTTCTCGCAGGCAGCCGCGTCGGTGAGGTCGCAGGCGACGACGAGGAGGTCGGTCCCCTGGGCCCGCAGCTCGTCGGCGATGGGGGCGATGGCGCCGGTGTCGCGGCCGACCAGAGCGACGCGGGCGCCTTCCGCCGCGAACGCGCGGGTCACCGCCGCGCCCATGCCCTTGGCGGGGCCGGTGATGAAGGCGACGCGATCCTTGAGGTTGAGGTCCATGGGTGTTTTCCGGTGCGGTCTTCGCGGGATGTCGGTCTGCCTGCGGCCCTGCGCGAGGAGCGGGAGGAAGAGGATCTCCCTCTCTCCTCGCGGGAGAGGGTCGGGGTGAGAGGGTCCCCACCCCCGGCCCCTCCCCCACAAGGGGAGGGGGGAGGACGCGAGAGGGCGGGTGGCTCAGAACAGCTTGGTGAGGCGATCGGCGAGGGGCGGCAGGAAGGCCGGGGTGAACACCTGGTCCACCTTCGGCGTGGTCGGCAGCTTGTTGGCATCCACCAGGATGTCGATGGCCTGTTTCATCCGCTCGGGATCGATGGCGCCAAGGCCGATCTTGGCGATCTCGGGATGGTTCATCTCGGCGCGGACGGTGGCCTCCAGGCGCTCCAGCTCCACCTGCGGCTTGATCAGCGGCTCGCGCTTCTGCACCGAGGCGATGCTGGTCTTGGGGTCCTTGATCATGTCGGCGAGGCCCTTGTTGATGGCCCGCACCAGGCCCTTCACCGCCTCCGGATTCTCCTTCGCCAGCTTGGCCGAGACGATGATGGCGTTGGAATAAAGATCCATGCCGTAGTCGCCGTAATTGATGTAGCGGAGCTTGTCGTCGTCCACGCCGATGAGCTTGGCCGAGAAGCGGATGGTGTTCACGTAGCCGAACACGCCGTCCACCTGCCCCTGCATCAGCATCTGCTCGCGCAGGTTGGGCTGCATGTTGGTGATCTTGATGCCCGAGCAGTCGATCTTGGCGAGCTTGCAGAAGGCGGGAAACAGCTTCAGCGCCCCGTCATTGGCCGCGCCGCCGAGCGTCTTGCCCACCAGGTCCTGCGGCGTCTTCAACGGGCCGTCCGCCTTGACCGCGATGGTGAAGGGCGGCTGGTTGAACACCATGTAGACGCCGATGGGCGCGTCTTCCGGCTTCTTGGCGACCAGCTCGATGAGCGCATTGATGTCGCCGAAGCCCACGTCATAGGTGCCGTTGGCCACCAGCGGCACGGCGGCGCCGGAGCCGTTGCCCTGGTCGATGGTGACGTCGAGGCCCTCGGCCTTGAAGTATCCGTTGTCCTGGGCGAGGAAGAACATGGCCTGCGGGCCCTGATACTTCCAGTTGAGCACCATCTTGAGCTTGGTCTCGGCCAGCGCCGGGGCGGTGGCGAGGGCGCCGAGGGCGAGGCCGGTGGCAAGCCCGGCGGCGGTGCGTCGGAGGAAGGCGGTCCACGTCATCGTCAGGGGTCCCTTCTGAGGTCAGGCAGGTTCTTTTTTGGTGAGCACGGCCATGAGGTCCGCGCTCCGGCAGGTGGCGCCGTAGAGCAGGCGGACGAGATAGAGGATCGCCTCGCGCACGAAGTCGGGG
This window contains:
- a CDS encoding amidohydrolase family protein, whose amino-acid sequence is MSDTRVLACAHLLADPRGAAAGASRITIADGRIAAVTPDAAPSEGDRLLVMPALVNAHDHGRSVRSSSIGAAGQPLEAWLHYLALFPSVDPYLGAAVALGRSALGGAGVVMMHYTRAQGFTDLPGEAREVARAARDVGVRVGFAVSMKDRNPLVYGPSEPLLAEIPEPARDALARQFLRTPLEPKAFIELADAVAEAAGGPGFDVQYGPNAPQWCSDALLEAVAEASARTGRRVHMHLLETRYQRAWADATYPEGVVKHLDAIGLLSDRLTLAHCVWARPDELALLAERGVTIVSNASSNLHLRSGMGPVAQMKAKGCRVALGVDGKALDEDDDALRELRLAHLLHLGTGFKASVTRADILEMALVNGRRSVTGSGEGGTVSPGAPADLLVLDWDRLEDDRLRDDLDPIELLLTRATAHHIRELMVGGRTVVRNGALMGLDFPAARADVLAQMRAGMAAKAGLSAAMPALDAAMARHFEPGCC
- the allB gene encoding allantoinase AllB, with the translated sequence MTHADQVPVADLVIHGGRIVTADTIFPASIAVRDGRIIAVGTAEAMPPARETFDAQGLHILPGAIDVHVHFRDPGYTHKEDFESGTASAAFGGVTTVFDMPNTLPTVADAASLSAKHAIASAKAHVDYGLYAVLGEDSIGKVPELIEAGIIGFKLYMGNTFGRIPSPSTGAMLEAFEVVAPTGKRVSLHAETNSIMERRQAQLTAAGRTDALAHLASRPAVVAVEAVARAAILAEWTGARIHILHISSAAELGPLRDAKARGVDITGETCPHYLMLGAEDYARWGGIIRVNPPVREAANQGPLWAALADGTIDMIATDHAPHTPEEKTRADIWSVDCGFPGVETQMPLMLTEVANGRYCLTDYVRWSAVNPAKVWGLYPRKGVIQVGADADLAFVDLERAWTLRDGELHSRSKVSPWDGRAVKGLPVHTMVRGRFVVKDRALMADTKGFGRSVHALQQMPVPQPRHLDETIAAAVAASPPGVAA
- a CDS encoding ABC transporter substrate-binding protein — encoded protein: MKRLVVSALALLLAGGAALAQQPAKAEPTKIRFTLDWKLQGIHAWYFWAKEKGYFAAENLDVTIDQGEGSATTVTRIMSGVYDAGFGDMNAIIQNAATRPAETPVMVYMLYNKAPFALLTKADSKITAVKDLAGTRLGTPPGGASFKLLPLLAKANGVDYAKIAITNVAPNLQEQMLLQGQVDTIAIFTATSYMNLVALKLDPDKDFRWIFYSDAGVDLYSNGIMVSPKLAKEKPDAVKGLLKAINRAIKEAVADPDAAIALLAAREPLINKDIEKRRLIYVYSSLIDTPEARELGLGDISDARLAAAITLIADAFELPRKPAPAEVFDRAFLPPKADRMPPQVGK
- a CDS encoding SDR family NAD(P)-dependent oxidoreductase; the encoded protein is MDLNLKDRVAFITGPAKGMGAAVTRAFAAEGARVALVGRDTGAIAPIADELRAQGTDLLVVACDLTDAAACEKAAEATVAAFGTIDILVNIAGGSGPIGKTGVETTPEEFDDIVTLNMNGCFHTMRACLPVMMEKRYGKVVNVGGTFGMRGRAGRMAYSASKWGLRGITKSFALEVGQHNINVNCVAPGMVDGPRFREKVCADMAQKLGITVEEAMQRHAADYALRRVTTDEDVANACLFLASDVSRQLTGVDMPVDGGWAML
- a CDS encoding ABC transporter permease codes for the protein MSAQDEPESRFSPRMRRRIASVSVIVGFFVVWEVACILFHVKEIVLPRPTQVVGALITYAPAIWPHAIQTLSTTLAGFGLGILAGVFLGALIGSSRLAYDAGYPLLIGFSSIPKVALVPIFVLWFGAGTVPAILTAMIMSMFPIVVNVAAGLATTEPELEDVMRAWRASKLDILMNVGLPRTMPYFFASLKVSVTLAFVGVVIAETVASNRGIGNLMMIASSSFDVPLVFAGLLILAVMGVSLYAIFSVIEGRVTGWAKRKDELALG
- a CDS encoding ABC transporter ATP-binding protein encodes the protein MTTRAEAFVELHDVTLSYGRGASRVDALATTALRVGSGDFVALVGPSGCGKSTILKLVTGLIRASTGYVYVAGREVGAEPVRVGMAFQNPTLLPWLTIRDNVMLPLKIVPPFRAEYRAKRKTEFRDRADALLEQVGLKGFADRFPWQLSGGMLQRASLCRALVHDPQLLMLDEPFGALDQFTREELWAILQDLWLTRKPTVLLVTHDLKEAGYLANRVCVMRARPGEIIEDCPVDFARPRTIDMTYTPDFVSLTQRLRELIVSARGGTELAS
- a CDS encoding ABC transporter substrate-binding protein, with the translated sequence MTWTAFLRRTAAGLATGLALGALATAPALAETKLKMVLNWKYQGPQAMFFLAQDNGYFKAEGLDVTIDQGNGSGAAVPLVANGTYDVGFGDINALIELVAKKPEDAPIGVYMVFNQPPFTIAVKADGPLKTPQDLVGKTLGGAANDGALKLFPAFCKLAKIDCSGIKITNMQPNLREQMLMQGQVDGVFGYVNTIRFSAKLIGVDDDKLRYINYGDYGMDLYSNAIIVSAKLAKENPEAVKGLVRAINKGLADMIKDPKTSIASVQKREPLIKPQVELERLEATVRAEMNHPEIAKIGLGAIDPERMKQAIDILVDANKLPTTPKVDQVFTPAFLPPLADRLTKLF